A genome region from Cryptosporidium parvum Iowa II chromosome 8, whole genome shotgun sequence includes the following:
- a CDS encoding secreted bacterial type DHHB/UbiG like methyltransferase involved in ubiquinone/menaquinone biosynthesis, signal peptide: MKILTVIDSILTFVWLTYWHLKSLLNIAPSFWRFCYNACNSLFTKLQYTSNIDVSFMNYGYAIKTPHSPPENSELDKFIESKLEKLKKESPPNFNDVWNSVQLYTAVLSTYDDDFKGKSILEVGCGRGGGSVVVCSVAEPMSYAGIDISDQGIELCRQIYRNDLIPAGNKVFYVGSSMELENYFAPESFDIVLNVESAHCYPNFDKFVKGVFDLLKPGGMMLFADISPTIAWPDIKVSLQNIKESSFNTRLGYNCKYWIPNY; encoded by the coding sequence ATGAAAATACTTACAGTAATTGATTCAATACTAACCTTCGTTTGGCTAACTTATTGGCACCTTAAGTCGTTATTGAACATTGCTCCGTCATTTTGGAGATTTTGTTATAATGCTTGCAATTCACTATTTACAAAGTTACAGTACACTTCTAACATTGATGTCTCATTTATGAACTATGGCTATGCAATTAAAACTCCTCATAGCCCTCCTGAAAATTCGGAGCTAGATAAATTTATCGAGTCTAAATTGGAAAagttaaagaaagaatCCCCGCCAAACTTTAATGATGTTTGGAACTCAGTGCAGCTTTATACCGCAGTTCTATCTACTTATGATGATGACTTCAAAGGTAAATCCATCTTAGAGGTAGGCTGCGGAAGAGGGGGAGGCTCGGTTGTAGTTTGCAGTGTTGCTGAACCGATGTCTTATGCTGGGATTGATATTAGTGATCAGGGGATTGAATTATGCAGACAAATATATAGGAATGATTTGATTCCTGCTGGAAATAAAGTATTTTATGTTGGAAGCAGTATGGAACTTGAAAATTACTTTGCGCCTGAATCTTTTGACATTGTGTTGAATGTTGAGTCCGCTCACTGTTATCCAAATTTTGACAAGTTTGTAAAGGGAGTTTTTGACTTACTTAAACCAGGTGGAATGATGCTCTTCGCAGATATTTCGCCCACAATTGCCTGGCCAGATATAAAGGTAAGCTTGCAAAATATTAAGGAATCTTCATTCAATACTAGATTAGGATACAATTGCAAATACTGGattccaaattattaa
- a CDS encoding S. cerevisiae Ylr022cp like protein that has a C2H2 zinc finger and is a component of the exosome, which produces FTIFLKMSLFQPSNQIKLTNVAVVRYKSHGKRFEVACYKNKILNWRSGVEWDLDEVLQIRTIFANVSKGQLANSDDLNTVFGTNSIDNICKTILSKGEIQISETERSYMLDKQFTDICHMLNRMTVNPKNNLPLSVKIIESELKDSGFSVSLNKTTKEQALKAFDILKKRIPDQIERAKMMLKLSVDIVNKQNITKKLNEFNVFPISSEEKHNTYTITFLCEPRYYREIDQLDCKLLLLDSNVKTLDKNSNFDNAEAIQLELSNKSDILFNSITSDPRHIIDKKLEKTEVSIKENANAFVKPIVSSLNIEESKREIKSNMLLCRKCNIQLMDHNAFKQHYRSEWHIFNTKRNARKMEPISEEEFLELQQDIKLGFLAVE; this is translated from the coding sequence TTCaccatttttttaaaaatgtCGCTGTTCCAGCCGAGTAATCAAATCAAACTGACCAATGTTGCAGTTGTTCGCTATAAGTCTCATGGAAAAAGATTTGAAGTTGCGTgctataaaaataaaattctgAATTGGAGAAGTGGAGTAGAATGGGATCTTGATGAAGTTTTACAGATTAGAACAATTTTTGCAAATGTCTCAAAAGGCCAATTGGCGAATTCCGATGATTTAAATACCGTTTTTGGAACAAATAGcattgataatatttgcAAAACTATTCTGAGCAAGGGTGAGATTCAAATATCAGAAACAGAAAGAAGTTATATGCTAGACAAACAATTTACCGATATCTGTCACATGCTCAACAGAATGACTGTTAATCCAAAAAATAACTTGCCACTATCCGTAAAAATTATAGAATCTGAACTTAAAGATTCTGGATTTTCTGtatcattaaataaaacaaCTAAGGAGCAAGCACTAAAAGCGTTTGACATATTAAAAAAGCGTATTCCTGATCAGATTGAAAGGGCTAAAATGATGCTAAAGTTATCGGTAGATATTGTAAATAAACAGAATATAACTAAAAAgcttaatgaatttaatgtATTTCCTATTTCATCTGAAGAAAAACATAATACTTATACCATTACGTTTCTTTGTGAGCCACGATATTATCGAGAAATAGATCAGTTGGATTGCAAATTACTCTTACTTGACTCAAATGTAAAAACTTTGGacaaaaattcaaattttgataatgCAGAAGCTATTCAACTTGAACTTTCTAACAAAAGCGATATATtgtttaattcaataactTCCGACCCCAGGCATataattgataaaaaaCTAGAAAAAACAGAAGTTagtattaaagaaaatgcaAATGCATTTGTAAAACCGATTGTCTCGAGTTTGAATATAGAAGAAAGCAAACGTGAGATTAAGTCTAACATGCTTCTTTGTCGCAAATGTAATATTCAATTGATGGATCATAATGCGTTTAAACAACATTACCGATCTGAATGGCATATTTTTAATACCAAAAGAAATGCAAGAAAAATGGAGCCGATTAGTGAGGAAGAATTTCTAGAGCTTCAGCAAGATATAAAGTTGGGATTTCTTGCAGTAGAATGA
- a CDS encoding phenylalanyl-tRNA synthetase beta chain: protein NKTLLPQNSFIICKVPLSLIKCPKLLSLYTVKMPVISVSTRLLSSYLNKEVTSEWLDEVCFNFGLELDCIEFDEEIKDNVAKIEIPANRPDILCLEGLVIALGCFIGNSNIPLFNLKPKGNDQKIIVKRNVARVRPFILCAILRDLSFNEDVYKSFIDYQEKLHNNICRKRSLVSIGTHDLDMIEGPFYYDAKPHSEIKFVPLIGSTEVDGNQLLDLLNKHQQLKKYVSLVENEIFLPVVTDSNGIVLSVPPLINGSQSKITLNTKNVFIEVTATDYSRASIVLNQIVSSFSMYCKNKFEIEPVKVEYEHSTYPPFPHKYEVLANGNYHVVTPNLERLEFVVKASEASNLLGINPILDPIVTQSLLRKMMIDSEIIKDSESLKCFVPINRSDILHPVDIIEDIGISFGFNNIELKKSRFYELDKSSLMAEQVKRELSLLGISESLNWALCKHSDCFESLFRTENIKLKNLFESEVQYNLNCPPVVVKDAKTSEFEILRTTLIQSLLKTIASNKSLPLPQKIFEVGDVVILDNNTPSGSRNDKRVSIAYCNSSGSGLEEIHGFLDQLLSKLGLVAEYSLNEPNSIHPNIIGMYSLSEVNDPSFLPTRSVKITIQKVELNSCLKSIDIEKTMLNEQVVIGIMGVIHPKVLNNFSLTLPTSVLELRLEPIMNLWPDTFFYDE, encoded by the coding sequence aacAAAACCCTGTTACCTCAAAATAGTTTCATTATTTGCAAAGTGCCGCTCTCTCTTATTAAGTGTCCAAAGTTATTAAGTTTGTATACAGTTAAGATGCCCGTTATATCAGTAAGTACAAGATTGCTTTcttcttatttaaataaggAGGTAACCAGCGAGTGGTTAGATGAGGTTTGCTTCAACTTTGGTCTGGAATTGGATTGTATAGAGTTCGATGAGgaaataaaagataatgtagcaaaaattgaaataccTGCAAATAGACCTGATATTCTCTGCTTAGAGGGTCTTGTAATTGCATTAGGTTGTTTTATAGGAAACTCAAATATtcctttatttaatttgaaaCCCAAGGGGAATGATCAAAAGATCATTGTAAAGAGAAATGTAGCAAGAGTACGACCCTTTATTTTATGCGCAATATTAAGAGATCTTAGCTTCAATGAAGATGTTTATAAGAGTTTTATCGATTACCAAGAAAAATTacataataatatttgcaGAAAGAGATCTTTGGTATCAATTGGTACCCATGATCTTGATATGATTGAAGGCCCATTTTATTATGATGCAAAACCACACagtgaaattaaatttgtaCCTTTGATTGGCTCAACGGAGGTTGATGGAAACCAACTATTAGATTTACTTAACAAACATCAGCAGCTAAAAAAATATGTCTCACTGGTGGAAAACGAAATATTTTTGCCTGTTGTTACCGATTCTAATGGAATTGTATTATCAGTTCCTCCACTAATAAATGGTAGTCAAAGCAAAATCAcattaaatacaaaaaacGTTTTTATTGAAGTAACCGCAACAGACTATAGTAGAGCATCCATAGTCTTAAACCAAATCGTTTCTTCTTTCTCAATGTAttgtaaaaataaatttgagatTGAACCTGTTAAGGTTGAATACGAACATTCGACCTATCCTCCATTTCCGCATAAATACGAGGTTTTAGCAAATGGTAATTATCATGTGGTAACTCCGAATTTAGAGAGGTTAGAATTTGTGGTTAAAGCATCTGAAGCATCAAATCTACTTGGTATCAACCCAATTCTAGATCCAATAGTTACTCAGAGTTTGCTTCGCAAAATGATGATAGACtcagaaattattaaagacAGTGAATCTTTGAAGTGTTTTGTTCCAATTAACAGATCAGATATATTACATCCTGTTGATataattgaagatattgGAATTTCTTTTGGGTTTAATAACATTGAGTTGAAAAAGTCACGTTTTTACGAACTTGATAAATCAAGCTTGATGGCAGAACAAGTTAAACGTGAACTCTCTCTTTTAGGAATTTCGGAGTCTTTAAACTGGGCTCTTTGCAAACACTCTGATTGCTTTGAAAGCTTATTTAGAACTGAGAATATTAagttaaagaatttattcGAGAGTGAGGTACAGTACAACTTGAATTGCCCTCCAGTTGTAGTTAAGGATGCAAAAACAAGtgaatttgaaatcttAAGAACAACACTTATTCAATCTTTATTGAAAACAATTGCTTCCAACAAAAGTTTGCCTCTACCACAAAAGATATTTGAAGTGGGCGATGTTGTAATTTTGGATAATAATACTCCATCCGGATCAAGGAATGATAAACGAGTGTCAATAGCATATTGTAATTCAAGCGGTAGTGGGCTTGAGGAGATTCACGGATTTCTCGACCAATTACTAAGTAAACTGGGTCTTGTTGCAGAATATTCACTTAATGAACCCAATTCAATACAcccaaatattattggtatGTATTCACTTTCCGAAGTCAATGACCCCTCTTTTCTACCGACTAGAAGTGTTAAAATTACCATTCAAAAAGTAGAACTTAATAGCTGTTTAAAGAGTATTGACATTGAAAAAACAATGTTAAATGAGCAAGTTGTTATTGGGATTATGGGCGTTATTCACCCTAAAGTATTAAACAATTTTTCTTTGACTCTGCCAACAAGTGTGTTAGAGCTGAGACTTGAGCCTATTATGAATTTGTGGCCAGATACATTTTTCTATGATGAATAG
- a CDS encoding hypothetical protein (highly conserved small protein, similar to translation initiation factor eIF-1A) gives MPKNKGKGGKNRRRGKNDSEGDKRELVFKEEGQEYGQVQRMLGNGRLDAYCFDGQKRLCHIRGKMRKKVWVNPGDIVLVSLRDFQDSKGDIILKYTPDEARALKSKGEIPETTKINESDIFEDGYDEVGIEFDETEGVDIEDI, from the coding sequence ATGCCGAAGAATAAAGGAAAAGGAGGTAAAAATCGTAGGAGAGGGAAAAATGACAGTGAGGGAGACAAGAGAGAGTTAGTATTCAAAGAGGAAGGGCAAGAATATGGCCAAGTCCAAAGAATGTTGGGCAACGGACGACTTGATGCGTATTGCTTTGATGGACAGAAACGTCTTTGCCATATTAGGGGCAAGATGAGAAAGAAAGTTTGGGTAAATCCTGGCGATATTGTATTAGTTTCGCTCAGAGACTTTCAAGACTCAAAGGGCGATATTATTCTCAAGTATACTCCAGATGAGGCTAGAGCATTGAAATCTAAAGGTGAAATTCCTGAAACTACAAAGATCAATGAGTCTGATATTTTCGAGGATGGGTACGATGAAGTTGGAATTGAGTTTGATGAAACAGAAGGAGTAGATATAGaagatatttaa
- a CDS encoding PWI domain containing protein that is typically seen in spliceosomal proteins (transcripts identified by EST) — protein MEIFEKKINFNTLPLNKVRRWISSKTEQILGKEDEIFIDYCINQLVYKIRKSAAEEELQISPNELIKNIEGFLGERAIEFVSELWEYISKFSGNPIKIKSSKNHISPRNVAIKKNILRSSDIYNRDKNSLITKNSNINKEIACCHIYKGNASYISAMNNTEDSSKFIPLTSRHSKENKRARSLSRSLSPDLYESYGIKSYKYEKIQKMEENSIIGGISCSKVYTNKSEKKSERFSNINKYITSIDEKASFPDINPLNNCQTALAAPTSEKMQEHNLRMKALELFKRKNQAKNFRSESEEILRARAIEKFIKKKPKN, from the coding sequence atggaaatatttgaaaaaaaaattaactttaataCTCTACCACTCAATAAAGTAAGAAGATGGATATCCTCAAAAACTGAACAAATTCTTGgaaaagaagatgaaatatttatagatTATTGCATTAACCAACTTGTATATAAGATTAGAAAGTCTGCAGCAGAAGAAGAATTACAAATATCGCCTAATGAGCTCATTAAGAATATTGAAGGATTTCTAGGTGAAAGAGCAATTGAATTTGTTAGTGAATTATGGGAATATATATCAAAATTCTCAGGAAATCCCATTAAAATTAAGTCAAGCAAAAACCATATCTCACCAAGAAATGTtgcaataaaaaaaaatattttgcGTTCAAgtgatatatataatagAGATAAAAACAGTCTGATCAcaaaaaattcaaacaTTAATAAAGAGATTGCATGCTGTCACATTTATAAAGGCAATGCAAGCTATATAAGTGCTATGAATAATACTGAAGATAGCTCAAAATTCATTCCATTAACTTCTAGgcattcaaaagaaaacaaaagAGCTAGGTCTCTTAGTAGATCATTATCTCCGGATCTATATGAATCATATGGCATTAAAAGTTATAAATATGagaaaatacaaaaaatggaagaaaattcaattatagGTGGAATAAGTTGCTCAAAAGTTTATACGAATAAATCTGAAAAGAAAAGCGAAAGGTTTtctaatataaataaatatataactTCCATAGATGAAAAAGCTTCTTTTCCCGATATAAATCCGTTGAATAATTGTCAAACTGCTCTCGCGGCTCCAACTTCTGAAAAAATGCAAGAGCATAATCTGAGGATGAAAGCATTAGAACTGTTTAAACGAAAAAATCAAGCAAAAAATTTTAGATCAGAATCCGAAGAAATTCTGCGAGCTCGTGctattgaaaaatttataaaaaagaaaccaaaaaattaa
- a CDS encoding phosphatidylinositol-4-phosphate 5-kinase: MDIRRFRIVLGLLDDGLLSQMIFNAMDTDNNNLLDFYEFGRALAIMISDNFDEKARFSYRVIKGENYMNLSDGITFEKLLKSIRAIDSARYMLVGPQILNFSDQEIKNFFNDYSTVKDEQNEPKIYFESYKAAIQDSPEFLSFFGIITPNILESYDLDIENRKSPLIFEGINIFNRQPIDRVEYNESIEKEFTSRLKLQVFNILEDIKNIKQETTDSLNTLEKWIRSPNENNLLNCMLFDINKSTNMFEAQNFTDTNSIVKIFTHDMLLLKSVLNNNIEMLDSICKKSIYSLQNMVPPSQIVTYNNFNLGIIKKVYNRRKMYINKGNVAPNTKHRMSASEMIKKTFMHKSSSTLDYTRNSYCSNNRKRVSLIHTYRRRSNISRGFQNMAKTSSKIKVKGSRANVSSIKSKHSHSEKETPTISGINVPVVKITKGYAVYIGHESWNTVLNMMVGMRLAIGRVYSEPNRDVADYDFIMKEKFFIIPRTSRESNTKSNVLIQKSNDYRGFMKPVQFIDYNPMVFRKIREICNISPESYVRSVGPEQLLGNMVLGNLSSMNELCSEGKSGAFFYYTTDGRFLIKTVGKKTAVFFRSILSKYFNHIKSNQNSLITRIYGLHALRFKKPLLQPFNTIREQISSNGNSILRKSKIHKIFFIVMENIFHTPVEIHRRYDIKGSWIGRSTPLILQEDKTIALKELDMKNNKEMLHINQQDQIDLLKQLEVDCKFFELYNIMDYSLLIGIHYVQDDAMNIKSLIENKNNRKFVGILSSDQKKVYYLGFIDFFSTWSTIKKFERLYKAIIIGSSNGISAVPPDKYSMRFMKFIKSKISE, encoded by the coding sequence ATGGATATTCGGAGGTTTAGAATCGTTTTGGGGCTATTAGATGATGGGCTTCTTTCTCAAATGATTTTTAACGCGATGGACACTGATAACAATAACTTGCTTGATTTTTACGAGTTTGGTAGAGCACTAGCGATAATGATTTCTGATAATTTCGATGAAAAGGCAAGGTTTTCCTACAGGGTAATCAAGGGAGAAAATTATATGAATTTGAGTGATGGGATCACCTTTGAGaagttattaaaatctATTAGAGCAATTGATAGTGCTAGATATATGCTTGTTGGGCcgcaaatattaaatttctcggatcaagaaattaaaaattttttcaacGACTATTCAACAGTGAAAGATGAACAAAATGAACCCAAAATCTACTTTGAAAGTTATAAAGCGGCTATTCAAGACTCCCCAGAGTTTCTCTcattttttggaataataaCCCCGAATATTCTTGAATCTTATGACTtagatattgaaaataggAAATCGCCGTTAATATTCGAgggaattaatatttttaataggCAACCAATTGATAGAGTTGAGTATAACGAGTCTATTGAAAAGGAATTTACTTCTCGACTGAAACTACAGgtctttaatattttagaGGACATTAAAAACATTAAACAAGAGACAACTGATTCGCTTAACACTCTAGAAAAATGGATTCGTAGCccaaatgaaaataatttattaaattgtaTGCTTTTTGATATCAATAAAAGCACAAATATGTTTGAAGCTCAAAATTTTACTGATACTAATAGCAtagtaaaaatatttactcATGACATGCTCTTGCTTAAAAGTgtattgaataataatattgagaTGCTCGATTCAATTTGCAAAAAAAGTATCTATTCTTTGCAGAATATGGTGCCACCATCTCAAATCGTAACATATAACAATTTCAATTTgggaataataaaaaaagtttatAATCGAAGGAAAATGTACATTAATAAAGGTAATGTTGCTCCGAATACTAAACATCGTATGTCTGCAAGCGAAATGATTAAGAAAACGTTTATGCATAAGTCGAGCAGTACCCTTGATTATACTAGGAACAGCTATTGTTCTAATAATCGGAAGCGAGTCTCCTTGATACACACTTATAGGCGCAGAAGCAATATTAGCAGAGGATTCCAAAATATGGCAAAGACATCAAGTAAAATTAAAGTGAAGGGTTCCAGGGCAAATGTATCTTCAATAAAGTCCAAACATTCTCATTCTGAAAAGGAAACACCCACGATAAGTGGTATAAATGTTCCTGTAGTGAAAATAACGAAGGGATATGCAGTTTACATTGGCCATGAAAGTTGGAATACAGTATTGAATATGATGGTTGGAATGAGGCTGGCAATTGGGAGAGTTTATTCAGAACCGAACCGAGATGTCGCAGATTATGACTTTATAATGAAAGAAAAGTTTTTTATAATTCCCAGGACTTCAAGGGAATCAAACACTAAATCAAAtgttttaattcaaaagtCAAATGATTATAGAGGATTCATGAAGCCTGTACAGTTTATTGATTATAATCCCATGGTATTCAGAAAGATCCGCGAAATATGCAATATTTCTCCTGAATCATATGTAAGAAGCGTTGGCCCAGAACAGTTATTGGGAAATATGGTATTGGGAAATTTGTCTTCAATGAATGAATTATGTAGCGAAGGAAAGTCTGGTGCATTTTTCTACTATACTACAGACGGTagatttttaataaaaactGTGGGAAAAAAGACGGCAGTGTTCTTTAGAAGCATATTGAGCAAGTATTTTAACCATATTAAAAGCAACCAGAACAGTTTAATAACGAGAATATATGGGCTTCATGCTCTTAGATTTAAAAAGCCTCTACTTCAACCATTCAATACAATTAGGGAACAAATTTCGAGTAATGgcaattcaatattaagGAAAAGCAAGATACacaaaatttttttcattgtaatggagaatatttttcataCTCCCGTTGAAATACATAGAAGATACGATATAAAGGGAAGCTGGATTGGAAGGTCGACGCCTTTAATTCTTCAGGAAGATAAGACTATTGCTTTAAAAGAGTTGGACATGAAGAATAATAAGGAAATGTTGCACATTAATCAGCAAGATCAAATAGATTTGCTAAAGCAACTAGAAGTAGACTGTAAATTTTTTGAACTTTATAACATAATGGATTATTCGCTCCTGATTGGAATACATTATGTGCAGGATGACGCCATGAACATCAAGTCtcttattgaaaataagaataatagAAAGTTCGTTGGAATTCTCTCTTCTGATCAAAAGAAAGTTTATTACCTGGGATTTATTGACTTTTTCTCAACCTGGAGCACCATTAAGAAGTTTGAAAGACTTTACAAAGCAATCATTATTGGATCATCAAACGGCATTTCAGCGGTTCCACCAGATAAATATTCTATGCGCTTtatgaaatttattaaatcaaaaatatctGAATAA
- a CDS encoding centromere associated Kip3p, kinesin like P-loop NTpase that belongs to the TRAFAC class GTpase superfamily, with protein sequence MNLSRPGSSKVRTNEHLNFNVKNKLNRTKITVVVRKRPLTDNEISRNDVDVVEAVCNENTIYVHELKTKVDCTKYIDKHSYTFDRVYSEQINNRELYEDIIRPLTENIFTPGFKCSCFAYGQTGSGKTYTMMGSENTAYSNSLQRKTERELGIFELAVNNIFELLEQSEHENKEVYVSFFEIYCDKLYDLLNNQKLVSAMENSKREVVVKDLTERLIKTREDLLSVISKGLEYRRTAQNSMNDMSSRSHAILQIEIRSRIFSTTKESTLQSPLSPKFITYGKMVFIDLAGSERGADTVHSTRQTQQDGAGINRSLLALKECIRALHDQQSSHVPFRQSELTKVLKDVFVGNAHSVMIANIGPCYSCSEQTLNTLRYAHRVKELRKKSVIRSDTFHSDKYSSKHPLSRKTTAPANMSKKDASSSNESPRSCTEEEFEESNADTEFREDDFEISQEMIKYGNAVERNLSQSSPNMPDEEHLSIRNESPQIEKLFGRSSIFNIPGIGIVNTDTIPEADLNKLKKYLGEYFIKKQEELASNHATHLGVLCECLKEESLILKDLLKKNYSRESSNEYIQELKSLVTRKSESLENLKKELVEIEELISIMDTIGIR encoded by the coding sequence atgaatctTTCTCGTCCTGGATCATCTAAAGTTAGAACAAACGAgcatttgaattttaatgtgaaaaacaaattaaatagAACAAAGATTACGGTTGTTGTCAGAAAACGACCTCTTACTGATAACGAAATCTCAAGGAATGATGTTGATGTTGTAGAGGCTGTATGCAACGAAAATACTATTTATGTCCATGAATTGAAAACCAAAGTAGATTGTACTAAATATATAGACAAGCATTCATATACTTTTGATCGAGTATATAGTGAGCAAATCAACAATAGAGAACTATATGAAGATATTATACGTCCTTTAACTGAAAACATCTTTACCCCGGGATTTAAATGCTCCTGTTTTGCCTATGGCCAAACTGGAAGTGGAAAGACTTATACAATGATGGGAAGTGAAAATACGGCTTATTCTAATAGCTTACAGAGGAAAACTGAACGTGAACTTGGAATTTTCGAACTAGCagtgaataatatttttgagcTTCTTGAACAAAGCGAacatgaaaataaagaagttTATGTTTCGTTTTTCGAAATCTACTGCGACAAACTATATGATCTACTTAACAATCAAAAGCTTGTGAGCGCAATGGAAAACAGTAAACGTGAAGTAGTTGTCAAGGATCTAACTGAAAGGTTGATAAAAACCCGGGAGGACTTGTTATCTGTGATTAGCAAAGGATTAGAATATAGAAGAACTGCCCAAAATAGTATGAATGATATGTCATCCAGATCTCACGCAATTCTGCAAATTGAAATTAGATCCAGAATTTTTTCTACCACAAAAGAATCTACTCTTCAATCTCCCCTTTCTCCTAAATTCATTACATATGGGAAAATGGTATTTATCGACTTGGCAGGAAGTGAGAGGGGTGCAGACACAGTGCATAGCACAAGACAGACACAACAGGATGGAGCAGGGATTAATCGCTCTTTACTTGCTCTAAAGGAATGCATTCGAGCTCTACACGACCAACAAAGCAGCCATGTTCCTTTTAGGCAATCAGAATTGACCAAGGTTTTAAAAGATGTATTTGTTGGAAATGCACACTCTGTTATGATTGCAAATATAGGCCCTTGTTACTCTTGTTCTGAACAAACTTTAAACACTCTTAGATATGCTCACAGGGTAAAAGAACTGAGGAAAAAGTCAGTTATCAGATCAGATACTTTTCATAGCgataaatattcttctaAGCATCCACTTTCTAGAAAAACAACTGCGCCTGCAAATATGTCTAAAAAAGATGCATCTTCCAGTAATGAAAGCCCGAGATCATGTACTGAAGAGGAATTTGAGGAATCTAATGCTGACACTGAGTTTAGAGAAGATGATTTCGAAATTAGCCAGGAAATGATCAAATATGGAAATGCTGTAGAGCGTAACTTAAGCCAATCGTCTCCAAACATGCCTGATGAAGAGCATCTGTCAATCAGAAATGAATCTCCACAAATcgaaaaattatttggaagaaGCAGTATTTTTAACATTCCTGGTATTGGCATTGTCAATACCGATACGATTCCGGAGGCTGATCTAAACAAactaaaaaaatatttgggtgaatactttattaaaaaacaaGAAGAACTTGCATCAAACCATGCAACGCATTTGGGTGTGCTGTGTGAGTGTTTGAAGGAAGAATCGCTAATACTAAAAGACTTGTTAAAGAAAAACTATAGCAGAGAGAGCTCTAATGAATACAtccaagaattaaaaagtttGGTTACGAGGAAATCAGAATCTTTGGAAAACctaaaaaaagaattggTAGAAATCGAAGAACTCATATCGATTATGGATACTATAGGAATCAGgtaa